Proteins encoded together in one Triticum dicoccoides isolate Atlit2015 ecotype Zavitan chromosome 7B, WEW_v2.0, whole genome shotgun sequence window:
- the LOC119340586 gene encoding probable glutathione S-transferase GSTF1 — MAMGTEAKVKVFGPARSTCVARVLVCLEEVGAEYELVHVHLPAGDHKGPAHLARTPFGQVPAFQDGDLILFESRAISRYVLRKGASDLPRQRSLAEAAAVDAWLDAEAHNFDRAMSAITFQCFVVPMFMGGMTDQRVVEENLEKLKVALGVYEERLTRFKYLAGDFISLADISHCPMAHYLLASPCASVLDAYLRVKAWVDGMMDRPSVKKVMELMDAS; from the exons ATGGCCATGGGGACGGAGGCGAAGGTGAAGGTGTTCGGGCCGGCGAGATCCACCTGCGTGGCGCGGGTGCTGGTGTGCCTGGAGGAGGTCGGCGCCGAGTACGAGCTGGTGCACGTCCACCTCCCCGCCGGCGACCACAAGGGCCCCGCGCATCTCGCTCGCACC CCCTTTGGTCAGGTCCCGGCTTTCCAGGACGGCGATCTCATCCTTTTCG AATCGCGTGCGATTTCGAGGTACGTGCTCCGCAAAGGCGCATCCGATCTTCCAAGGCAGAGAAGCCTcgccgaggcggcggcggtcgACGCATGGCTCGACGCCGAGGCCCACAACTTTGACAGGGCCATGTCGGCGATCACCTTCCAGTGCTTCGTCGTACCCATGTTCATGGGCGGGATGACCGACCAGAGGGTCGTCGAGGAGAACCTGGAGAAGCTTAAGGTGGCCCTCGGAGTCTACGAGGAGCGTCTGACCAGGTTCAAATACTTGGCCGGAGATTTCATCAGCCTGGCGGACATCAGCCATTGCCCCATGGCTCACTACCTGCTGGCCAGCCCCTGCGCGTCGGTGCTCGATGCGTATTTGCGTGTGAAGGCCTGGGTTGATGGGATGATGGATCGACCGAGCGTGAAGAAGGTCATGGAGCTTATGGATGCGTCATGA